In one Lolium rigidum isolate FL_2022 chromosome 3, APGP_CSIRO_Lrig_0.1, whole genome shotgun sequence genomic region, the following are encoded:
- the LOC124695310 gene encoding uncharacterized protein LOC124695310, whose protein sequence is MDLVLTGPYRMLEAYSTLGLEVFTADDDEGSSTGRIFKRWDVAWPDEVEEFTQTIYGGLGRKLEVTYLVIPEAIETHVEVRLNLKDLGSKSRAVYGSVKSIAIDYGSKSVHLFSCERGKSLSLPCGSTCILPLEPHMIALPYLGHFDLQIEVDLRVITTCDSQEEDKNLKFCLDCSRRIRSEERVEHRLRIRSQKREVDGDQVEVNVIWHLERTF, encoded by the coding sequence ATGGATTTGGTACTCACTGGACCATATAGGATGCTAGAGGCTTACTCCACCTTGGGCTTGGAGGTTTTCACAGCCGACGATGATGAGGGGTCTTCTACCGGTCGTATTTTCAAAAGGTGGGATGTTGCTTGGCCTGATGAGGTTGAGGAATTCACACAAACCATCTATGGAGGCCTTGGCCGCAAGTTGGAGGTCACATACTTGGTGATTCCGGAAGCCATTGAGACCCATGTTGAGGTCAGGTTGAACCTCAAAGACCTCGGTTCGAAAAGCCGCGCTGTGTATGGTAGCGTCAAGTCAATTGCCATTGACTATGGGAGCAAAAGCGTCCATCTCTTCAGTTGTGAACGAGGAAAGAGCTTGTCCCTGCCCTGTGGTTCCACGTGCATTCTTCCACTGGAACCACACATGATTGCATTGCCATATCTTGGACATTTCGACCTCCAGATAGAGGTGGACCTAAGAGTAATCACAACCTGTGACAGCCAAGAAGAGGACAAGAATTTGAAATTCTGTCTAGACTGCAGCCGTAGAATTAGGAGTGAAGAACGTGTAGAGCACCGTCTTAGAATTAGGAGTCAAAAAAGAGAagttgatggtgatcaagttgaAGTGAACGTCATCTGGCACCTAGAAAGAACCTTCTAG
- the LOC124694557 gene encoding signal peptide peptidase 2-like, protein MAELARDCEMPGNLISSVSVYFIKSWAVASIPQFFLCMCCAAVKHCLANNVLGISSSIKLLFPPADAASMLFIGDTVISGICVALALCIAVPRGSKNSFFNYACLRYTVSLTVINIIMNWFQSTQGGGQPVLQYVAAGVIDFVAVHCLWNVEVKQPMSEVCDWNIYGTKLKFDGWFLNTADQDGAGGEDGAGGEDGAGDEDGAGGEDGAGGEDDATFALEDIGREIVSCLRVVQLLAIRANFCWS, encoded by the exons ATCTGATTTCATCAGTTTCAGTGTACTTCATCAAGTCATGGGCTGTGGCTTCAATCCCTCAATTTTTCCTTTGCATGTGCTGTGCTGCTGTGAAGCATTGTTTAGCAAACAATGTTTTGGGAATTTCCTCCAGTATCAAG CTCCTGTTCCCACCCGCAGATGCTGCCTCCATGCTTTTCATTGGTGACACTGTAATATCTG GTATATGTGTTGCACTTGCCCTCTGTATTGCTGTGCCAAGAGGTAGCAAGAACAGTTTCTTTAATTACGCATGTTTGCGATACACTGTCAGCTTGACTGTAATTAACATCATAATGAACTGGTTTCAATCCACACAG GGTGGGGGGCAGCCTGTTCTACAATACGTTGCTGCTGGCGTGATTGATTTTGTTGCTGTTCACTGTTTGTGGAATGTAGAAGTAAAACAG CCGATGAGTGAAGTGTGCGATTGGAACATTTATGGAACCAAACTCAAGTTTGATGGATGGTTTCTTAACACTGCTGATCAGGATGGTGCCGGAGGTGAGGATGGTGCCGGAGGTGAGGATGGTGCCGGAGATGAGGATGGTGCCGGAGGTGAGGATGGTGCCGGAGGTGAGGATGATGCTACATTTGCATTGGAGGATATCGGTCGTGAAATTGTGTCATGTTTACGTGTGGTGCAATTGTTGGCCATTCGTGCAAACTTCTGTTGGAGTTAA